The Anoxybacillus flavithermus genome has a segment encoding these proteins:
- a CDS encoding peptidase M15 yields the protein MKKWLCCFVIIVSGCQSFGSLEPEQKPSKPPVQVEEPSSEAPIPSSETKEQEELVLEERFWNQIEVQNGVKVIINPDNILALVNKEQQLPADYKPADLVIPNVPFTFKETDVEKRHMRAEAAKALESMFTAAKQQQVLLYAVSGYRSYERQQQLFASEVQRSGEEKAVVAVAMPGKSEHQTGLAMDITSPSIQYAITPAFGDTREGKWVAEHAHEFGFIIRYPKGKEHITKYQYEPWHLRYVGVKAAKIIYEKQITLEEYFQIVKKI from the coding sequence ATGAAAAAATGGTTATGTTGTTTTGTTATCATCGTTAGTGGCTGTCAATCCTTTGGATCACTTGAACCTGAACAAAAACCATCTAAACCCCCCGTACAAGTTGAAGAGCCATCTTCTGAAGCACCGATACCATCTTCTGAAACGAAGGAACAAGAAGAGCTTGTACTTGAAGAACGATTTTGGAATCAAATCGAAGTGCAAAATGGGGTAAAAGTCATTATAAATCCAGATAATATACTAGCTTTAGTAAATAAGGAACAGCAATTACCTGCTGACTACAAGCCGGCTGACTTAGTTATTCCAAATGTTCCGTTTACGTTTAAAGAAACGGATGTTGAAAAACGACACATGCGTGCAGAAGCTGCAAAAGCGTTAGAATCGATGTTTACAGCAGCGAAACAACAACAAGTTTTGTTATATGCTGTATCTGGCTATCGTTCGTATGAACGGCAACAACAGCTGTTTGCATCTGAAGTTCAACGATCAGGGGAAGAGAAAGCAGTTGTTGCCGTTGCGATGCCTGGGAAAAGTGAACATCAAACCGGATTGGCGATGGATATTACAAGTCCAAGTATTCAATATGCCATTACCCCTGCTTTTGGTGACACGCGAGAAGGAAAGTGGGTAGCTGAGCATGCGCATGAATTTGGTTTTATTATTCGCTATCCGAAAGGAAAAGAGCATATTACAAAATATCAATACGAGCCTTGGCATTTGCGTTATGTCGGCGTGAAGGCAGCCAAAATTATTTATGAAAAACAAATCACGCTAGAGGAATATTTTCAAATTGTAAAGAAAATATAA
- a CDS encoding sporulation protein YjcZ, whose product MYGYGYGYGYGYPGYGKTFVLIVVLFILLIIVGAAWC is encoded by the coding sequence ATGTACGGATATGGCTATGGATATGGATATGGTTATCCAGGATACGGAAAAACATTTGTGCTCATCGTCGTACTTTTTATCTTGCTTATTATCGTCGGCGCAGCTTGGTGCTAA
- a CDS encoding protein RarD yields the protein MENKKIGAIYALFAYVLWGILPLYWKMLQHIRAEEILSYRIVTSFLFMVALLFIQKSWSTFLHTCQWLWKEKKQAVASVMAAFLISANWFIYIWAVNHDHMVEASLGYYMNPLLNVVLGVIVLKERLYKWQVVSFILAAVGVVFMTIEYGKFPWIALSLACSFALYSLVKKVIKVDATIGLTIETMFVAPFALAWIIHSFSQWHGPSFSLTTMVLLAGAGPATALPLLYFSKGAQHISLTVLGFLQYISPTLSLLLGVFLFHEPFTNAHMYAFSCIWTALLLFSLSSTWEKRREKSLNV from the coding sequence ATGGAGAATAAAAAAATAGGGGCGATTTACGCTCTATTTGCCTATGTATTATGGGGAATATTGCCTTTATACTGGAAAATGCTGCAACATATTAGAGCAGAAGAGATTTTATCTTATCGAATCGTCACTTCTTTTTTATTTATGGTGGCATTGTTATTTATTCAAAAAAGCTGGTCTACATTTTTGCATACATGTCAATGGTTATGGAAAGAAAAAAAGCAAGCCGTAGCGTCCGTTATGGCAGCGTTTCTTATTAGTGCCAATTGGTTTATTTACATATGGGCTGTCAATCATGATCATATGGTTGAAGCAAGTTTAGGGTATTACATGAATCCATTGTTAAATGTCGTATTAGGAGTTATCGTGTTAAAAGAACGACTTTATAAATGGCAAGTTGTGTCATTTATTTTAGCGGCTGTTGGTGTGGTGTTTATGACGATTGAATACGGTAAATTCCCGTGGATTGCATTGTCGCTTGCTTGTAGTTTCGCGTTGTATAGCCTCGTGAAAAAAGTGATCAAAGTTGATGCGACAATCGGTTTAACGATCGAAACGATGTTTGTTGCTCCTTTTGCGCTAGCATGGATTATTCATTCATTTAGTCAATGGCATGGGCCTTCTTTTTCGTTGACGACAATGGTTTTGCTTGCGGGTGCTGGCCCCGCAACCGCTCTGCCGCTTTTATATTTTTCGAAAGGGGCTCAACATATTTCGTTAACTGTTTTAGGCTTTTTACAGTACATCTCTCCAACATTAAGTTTATTGCTTGGTGTGTTTTTGTTTCACGAGCCGTTTACAAACGCTCATATGTATGCATTTAGTTGTATTTGGACGGCTTTGCTTTTATTTTCACTTTCAAGCACATGGGAGAAACGAAGAGAAAAATCATTAAACGTATAA
- a CDS encoding transporter yields the protein MRQLKPELGAWVSIGSYIILSLAKLYIGYMSNSEALKADGWNNFTDILASTAILIGLLIAKKPRDDNHPYGHSRAEHISSLIAAFIMMSIGVDVLINVMQTLKEGEYVKPDWIAVWTAGASAIFMFFVYMFNKRLAMMTNSQALAAAAKDHLSDVLVSVGTVVGVIGAQLHIRWLDPVTAFVIGFMICKTAWDIFREASHTLTDGFDDNMLKQYKQEIERIDGVEQVVDIKGRMYGNEVAIDVTICVAPYLNVVTSHDIADRVEQLLEQKYGVVHAHVHIEPYKQNHMFRGE from the coding sequence ATGAGGCAATTGAAACCAGAATTAGGGGCATGGGTCAGTATCGGCTCGTATATTATTCTCTCTTTAGCTAAGTTATACATCGGATATATGTCAAATTCTGAGGCATTAAAAGCTGATGGATGGAATAATTTTACAGATATTCTTGCGTCTACCGCTATTTTAATTGGATTGCTTATTGCAAAAAAACCACGCGACGACAATCATCCATACGGCCATTCCCGAGCGGAACACATTTCATCTTTAATTGCAGCGTTTATCATGATGTCAATTGGAGTGGATGTGTTAATAAATGTGATGCAAACGTTAAAAGAAGGGGAGTATGTCAAACCGGATTGGATAGCGGTATGGACAGCAGGTGCTTCAGCTATATTTATGTTTTTTGTATATATGTTTAACAAACGTTTAGCGATGATGACAAATAGTCAAGCACTTGCTGCTGCGGCTAAAGACCATCTATCCGATGTACTTGTTAGTGTAGGCACAGTTGTTGGGGTCATTGGCGCTCAGTTACATATACGTTGGCTTGATCCCGTTACGGCGTTTGTTATTGGATTTATGATTTGTAAGACAGCATGGGATATTTTTAGAGAAGCTTCCCATACATTGACGGACGGTTTTGATGATAATATGTTAAAGCAATATAAACAAGAAATTGAGCGTATTGACGGTGTGGAACAAGTAGTAGACATTAAAGGGAGAATGTATGGCAATGAAGTGGCCATCGATGTTACAATTTGTGTTGCCCCCTATTTAAATGTTGTGACAAGTCATGATATTGCAGATCGAGTTGAACAACTGCTCGAGCAAAAATATGGAGTCGTTCACGCACACGTTCATATTGAACCATACAAACAAAACCATATGTTTCGCGGGGAGTGA
- a CDS encoding purine-nucleoside phosphorylase — MSVHIGAKEHEIADKILLPGDPLRAKYIAETFLEGATCYNQVRGMLGFTGTYKGHRISVQGTGMGVPSISIYVTELMQSYNVQTLIRVGTCGAIQKDVKVRDVILAMTSSTDSQMNRMTFGGIDYAPTANFDLLKTAYEIGKEKGLQLKVGSVFTADMFYNENAQFEKLARYGVLAVEMETTALYTLAAKFGRKALSVLTVSDHILTGEETTAEERQTTFNEMIEVALETAIRQ; from the coding sequence ATGAGCGTTCATATTGGAGCAAAAGAACATGAGATTGCGGATAAAATTTTACTTCCAGGAGATCCACTTCGCGCAAAATATATCGCTGAAACGTTTTTAGAGGGAGCTACTTGCTATAATCAAGTTCGCGGTATGTTAGGATTTACAGGTACATATAAAGGACATCGCATTTCTGTTCAAGGAACAGGCATGGGAGTTCCGTCTATTTCGATTTATGTTACTGAACTTATGCAAAGCTACAACGTTCAAACATTAATTCGCGTCGGAACATGCGGTGCTATTCAGAAAGATGTAAAAGTTCGTGATGTTATTTTAGCGATGACATCTTCAACAGATTCTCAAATGAATCGCATGACATTTGGAGGGATTGATTACGCTCCGACAGCTAACTTTGACTTGTTGAAAACAGCGTACGAAATTGGAAAAGAAAAAGGATTACAATTAAAAGTTGGAAGTGTATTTACAGCGGACATGTTTTATAATGAAAATGCACAATTTGAAAAACTGGCACGCTACGGTGTACTGGCGGTAGAAATGGAAACAACAGCACTTTACACGCTAGCAGCTAAATTTGGTAGAAAAGCATTATCGGTATTAACAGTAAGCGATCACATTTTAACAGGGGAAGAGACAACGGCTGAAGAGCGCCAAACAACATTTAACGAAATGATCGAAGTCGCTCTTGAAACAGCGATTCGCCAATAA
- a CDS encoding sodium:proton antiporter, with amino-acid sequence MNAVIISVLVMLILSLMRMNVVFSLLIASLVGGWFGNLGLSKTVESFSEGLGNSAEVALSYALLGGFAIAISKTGLPNAIVHVIIKIVGKQGEEKRTQYSKALVLLFILLMSCFSQNLIPIHIAFIPILIPPLLHVLNELQVDRRLVASIITFGLITPYMWLPTGFGAIFHDIVQSNMAQGGLVVAKSDIPKAMFLPSLGMIVGLLLAFFTYRKPRTYKQVKLENEGTSSFQRRGVWFAVMAVIVALTVQLALDSMIFGAFAGIVVIYLSGCIRLAESDGLLTEGMRMMAFIGFVMLSASGFANVLKQTGHIEKLVEQAASLIGHHAALGALLMLIVGLFITMGIGSSFSTVPIIATIFVPLCVKLGLSPMATIAIIGAAGALGDAGSPASDSTLGPTSGLNVDGQHHHIWDTCVPTFIHYNIPVIIFAWIAAIVL; translated from the coding sequence ATGAATGCGGTTATCATCTCAGTACTCGTCATGCTCATTCTTAGTTTAATGCGAATGAACGTCGTATTTTCGTTATTAATTGCATCATTAGTAGGAGGATGGTTCGGAAATCTCGGTCTCTCCAAAACGGTTGAATCGTTTTCAGAAGGACTGGGGAATAGTGCAGAAGTCGCGTTAAGTTATGCTTTGTTAGGTGGGTTTGCCATCGCTATTTCAAAAACAGGATTGCCGAACGCCATTGTTCATGTGATTATAAAAATCGTTGGAAAACAAGGGGAGGAAAAAAGGACACAATATTCCAAAGCGCTTGTTCTTCTTTTCATTTTATTGATGTCTTGTTTTTCACAAAACTTAATTCCAATCCATATTGCGTTTATTCCTATTTTGATTCCGCCACTTTTACACGTTTTAAATGAATTGCAAGTGGATCGTCGGTTAGTCGCATCAATCATTACTTTTGGTTTAATTACCCCTTATATGTGGCTACCTACCGGATTTGGTGCCATTTTTCATGACATTGTACAATCTAACATGGCTCAAGGTGGGTTAGTTGTTGCAAAGTCAGATATTCCAAAAGCGATGTTTTTACCTTCACTCGGAATGATCGTCGGTTTACTTCTTGCTTTTTTCACATATCGAAAACCGCGTACGTATAAACAAGTAAAACTAGAAAATGAAGGAACTTCGTCGTTTCAACGCCGTGGGGTATGGTTTGCGGTTATGGCTGTCATCGTTGCTTTAACTGTGCAACTTGCTCTCGATTCTATGATTTTTGGAGCATTTGCAGGAATTGTCGTCATTTACTTAAGCGGATGCATTCGTTTAGCAGAAAGTGATGGTTTATTAACAGAAGGTATGCGCATGATGGCGTTTATTGGGTTTGTTATGTTAAGTGCCTCAGGCTTCGCCAATGTATTAAAACAAACTGGTCATATTGAAAAACTCGTTGAACAAGCTGCTTCACTTATTGGTCATCATGCAGCGCTTGGTGCATTGCTTATGTTAATTGTTGGTCTGTTCATCACGATGGGAATTGGGTCTTCATTTTCTACTGTCCCAATTATTGCAACCATTTTCGTACCACTTTGTGTGAAGCTTGGGCTTAGTCCGATGGCAACGATTGCGATTATTGGTGCTGCTGGTGCACTTGGTGATGCTGGATCACCTGCCTCTGATAGCACACTCGGCCCAACATCGGGTTTAAATGTTGACGGTCAACATCATCACATTTGGGATACATGCGTCCCAACTTTTATTCATTACAATATTCCTGTTATTATTTTCGCATGGATCGCAGCAATTGTGTTATAA
- a CDS encoding MATE family efflux transporter has translation MKETYTLKEKIKQFLHILFPVFLTQISLYMMNFFDVTMTGKYSSVDLAGVAIGSNIWIAIFTGIGGVLTGLTPIVSQAFGAKDHERISRTVEQAIYLAIIFACFVLTIIYFLVPILLENMYIESNVQIVAYQYLQALCIGIVPIFIYYVLRSFMDALGQTKVTMTLTLCSLPLNVLLNDIFIFGRWGVPAFGGVGAGYATSITYCCLLLCAFLLIRFRKPFSTYNILKKLHPISLSIWKQLILIGIPIGLAIFFETSIFSAVTLLMSQFGTTAIAAHQAALNFGSLLYMIPLSVSLTLTIIVGFEVGASRLEHAKRYCIIGISSAVMMAIVASIVLLLFREPIAFLYTNDKHVLQWTKQFLLYVLFFQFSDAIAAPIQGALRGYKDVRFPFFIALVSYWFVGLPVGYIFAHYTTAGPFGYWIGLITGLASGAILLFVRLRQKWKHI, from the coding sequence ATGAAAGAAACATATACGTTAAAAGAAAAAATAAAACAGTTTTTACATATACTATTCCCTGTTTTTCTTACCCAAATCAGCTTATATATGATGAATTTTTTTGATGTGACGATGACAGGAAAATATAGCTCAGTTGATTTAGCGGGTGTAGCCATCGGCTCAAACATTTGGATTGCTATATTTACAGGAATTGGCGGGGTATTGACAGGTCTAACTCCCATCGTTTCCCAAGCGTTTGGGGCAAAAGATCATGAGCGTATTTCTCGAACGGTCGAGCAGGCAATATACTTGGCGATCATTTTTGCCTGCTTTGTGTTGACAATTATTTATTTTCTCGTCCCTATTTTATTGGAAAACATGTATATCGAGAGCAATGTTCAAATCGTTGCCTATCAATATTTACAAGCATTATGTATTGGCATTGTCCCGATTTTTATTTATTACGTTCTCCGCTCCTTTATGGATGCGCTCGGTCAAACAAAAGTTACAATGACGTTAACGTTATGCTCACTCCCTTTAAACGTTTTATTAAACGATATATTCATTTTCGGACGATGGGGTGTACCTGCATTCGGTGGGGTGGGCGCTGGGTACGCCACAAGCATAACATATTGTTGCTTGTTACTATGTGCGTTTCTGCTCATTCGCTTTCGTAAACCTTTTTCAACGTACAATATACTTAAGAAACTTCATCCGATCTCGTTATCCATTTGGAAGCAATTAATTTTGATCGGTATACCTATTGGACTAGCGATCTTTTTTGAAACGAGTATTTTTTCTGCTGTCACGTTGTTAATGAGTCAATTTGGAACAACGGCAATCGCCGCTCATCAAGCAGCATTAAATTTCGGTTCACTTTTATATATGATTCCACTAAGCGTTTCGCTTACTTTAACAATTATTGTTGGTTTTGAAGTAGGTGCTAGTCGCTTAGAACATGCCAAACGTTATTGTATCATCGGCATTTCATCTGCTGTAATGATGGCTATTGTTGCCTCTATCGTTCTACTATTATTTCGTGAACCGATCGCTTTCCTATATACGAATGATAAACACGTTTTGCAATGGACGAAACAGTTTTTGTTATATGTTTTATTTTTCCAATTTTCTGATGCCATTGCCGCTCCTATTCAAGGAGCATTACGTGGATACAAAGACGTTCGTTTTCCGTTTTTTATTGCGCTTGTATCGTATTGGTTCGTCGGTTTGCCTGTCGGATATATATTCGCTCATTATACAACTGCTGGACCGTTTGGATATTGGATCGGTCTTATTACCGGTCTAGCCTCAGGCGCCATATTGTTATTCGTACGATTACGACAAAAATGGAAACATATATAA
- a CDS encoding sporulation protein YjcZ, protein MSGGHHHGGGFALIVVLFILLIIVGSAYIGGWGY, encoded by the coding sequence ATGAGTGGAGGACATCATCACGGCGGTGGTTTCGCGTTAATTGTTGTATTGTTTATTTTGTTAATCATTGTTGGTAGTGCTTATATTGGTGGCTGGGGATATTAA